From the genome of Nakamurella flavida, one region includes:
- a CDS encoding cell division protein FtsQ/DivIB yields the protein MTDTADDASQDPDPDRIDRTATPLADRADGADHPDVDDDTGAAASRGGEQVDQAPPTRPRRVVRPPRRWPWIVGMVLAVVVLIGGFVTVWWTPLLGLRTVQVSGVQDDVRAQVQAAVDVTAGTPLARIDLDAVSARVADVPSVASVQVSRGWPHALDVQVVARVPVAVTQANGSWWLMDAAGDPYVPVDAAPAGLPVVELATPGAGDPATVAALTVAQALPDGLRTQVAAVAARTAFDVTLRLADGRTVVWGDAADATQTARKIEVLPALLQQDGTVLDVSDPTLVTVR from the coding sequence GTGACGGACACTGCCGACGACGCGTCGCAGGATCCGGACCCGGACCGGATCGACCGCACGGCAACACCTCTCGCCGACCGGGCCGACGGTGCGGACCACCCGGATGTCGACGACGACACCGGCGCCGCAGCTTCCCGGGGCGGGGAGCAGGTCGACCAGGCGCCCCCGACGCGGCCGCGACGAGTGGTCCGGCCGCCCCGCCGCTGGCCGTGGATCGTGGGCATGGTGCTGGCCGTCGTCGTGCTGATCGGCGGTTTCGTGACGGTGTGGTGGACGCCGCTGCTGGGTCTGCGGACCGTGCAGGTGTCCGGCGTGCAGGACGACGTCCGGGCCCAGGTGCAGGCGGCGGTGGATGTCACGGCCGGCACCCCGCTGGCCCGGATCGACCTCGACGCGGTCTCCGCCCGGGTCGCCGATGTGCCCTCGGTGGCCTCCGTGCAGGTCAGCCGCGGTTGGCCGCACGCGTTGGACGTCCAGGTCGTCGCCCGGGTGCCCGTCGCGGTCACCCAGGCGAACGGCAGCTGGTGGTTGATGGACGCGGCCGGTGATCCCTACGTCCCGGTGGATGCCGCTCCGGCCGGGCTGCCCGTCGTCGAGCTGGCCACCCCCGGCGCCGGCGACCCGGCGACGGTCGCCGCCCTGACGGTGGCCCAGGCCCTACCCGACGGACTGCGTACCCAGGTCGCCGCGGTGGCTGCGCGGACCGCGTTCGACGTGACCCTCCGTCTGGCCGACGGTCGCACCGTGGTCTGGGGCGATGCCGCGGACGCCACGCAGACGGCCCGCAAGATCGAGGTGCTGCCCGCCCTGCTGCAGCAGGACGGCACCGTCCTCGACGTCTCCGACCCCACCCTGGTCACGGTGCGCTGA